One region of Veillonellaceae bacterium genomic DNA includes:
- the flgF gene encoding flagellar basal-body rod protein FlgF: protein MIRGIYAAAAGMVAESQRNDVTANNLANVNTAGFKKDVAVSRDFASVLIQRINDGQAAANVGTVGSGSQIDEVATIHTSGTVRYTGNDFDLAIDGKGYFVVETAEGLRYTRNGSFTRNGQGELVTSDGLRVMGQTGPVAIGDGKMTVASDGTISIDGLETNQLRVVDFADEKQLTKQGASLFAAPEGVQAQQAAGTVNQGYLEMSNVNVVAEMVNMINGFRAYEINGKSVQAHDHLLDKAVNEVGRV, encoded by the coding sequence ATGATTAGAGGGATTTATGCCGCAGCAGCAGGGATGGTGGCCGAATCACAGCGCAATGATGTTACGGCCAATAATTTGGCTAACGTAAATACTGCTGGATTTAAAAAAGATGTAGCTGTTAGCCGCGATTTTGCCAGTGTATTAATCCAACGAATTAATGATGGACAAGCAGCGGCCAATGTTGGCACAGTAGGCTCTGGCTCTCAGATCGATGAAGTTGCAACTATCCACACTAGTGGTACGGTGCGCTATACTGGCAATGACTTTGACTTGGCCATTGACGGCAAAGGCTATTTTGTTGTCGAGACAGCCGAAGGCCTCCGTTATACCCGTAATGGGAGTTTTACCAGGAATGGCCAAGGCGAGCTGGTAACAAGCGATGGCCTTCGTGTTATGGGGCAAACCGGACCGGTTGCTATTGGCGATGGTAAAATGACGGTAGCCAGTGATGGCACAATTTCAATTGACGGTTTGGAAACTAACCAGCTGCGGGTGGTTGACTTTGCCGACGAGAAACAACTTACTAAGCAAGGTGCCAGCTTATTTGCTGCCCCGGAAGGCGTCCAGGCTCAACAGGCAGCGGGGACTGTAAATCAAGGCTATCTTGAAATGTCCAATGTCAATGTGGTAGCTGAGATGGTAAATATGATCAACGGTTTCAGGGCGTACGAAATAAACGGCAAATCAGTCCAGGCCCACGACCATCTGTTGGATAAAGCAGTCAATGAAGTGGGACGGGTCTAA
- a CDS encoding flagellar basal body P-ring protein FlgI, with protein sequence MLKKIRILTVLLLTLIMTCLSIFPAGAAPAAVSTRIKDIAKVQGVRANQLIGYGLVVGLAGTGDSTKNIQTMQSISNMLSGFGVTVTADQLESKNVAAVIVTAQLPPFVKSGDTIDITISSLGDAKSLQGGTLLQTPLKAGNGQIYAVAQGAVSTGGFSAGRGGSRQQKNFPTVGTTPNGAIVERDVAVELASNGTIRFALAQPDFTTASRISEAINSHFGYLATPLDPGTVEVAIPLVYRNELVNFVAAIEELPVVPDNIAKVIINERTGTIVMGSNVTIDEIAVAQGGLSVKISKSYDVSQPPPFSGGDTVVVPETKVEVNEEEAYVMTLPATANVGDVVNALNAIGATPREIISILQAMKAAGALHAELQII encoded by the coding sequence ATGCTTAAAAAAATACGGATTTTAACCGTTTTGTTATTGACACTTATAATGACTTGCCTCAGCATATTTCCAGCCGGGGCAGCGCCGGCCGCCGTTAGTACCCGGATAAAGGATATTGCTAAGGTTCAGGGGGTTCGCGCCAACCAGCTTATCGGTTACGGTTTGGTAGTCGGCCTGGCCGGAACCGGCGACTCTACTAAGAACATTCAAACAATGCAGTCAATTTCCAATATGCTTAGCGGTTTTGGCGTTACAGTTACTGCCGATCAGCTGGAGTCCAAAAACGTCGCTGCCGTAATAGTGACAGCGCAGTTGCCGCCTTTTGTCAAGTCTGGTGATACCATTGATATTACTATCTCATCACTGGGTGATGCCAAAAGTCTTCAAGGCGGAACCTTATTGCAAACACCGCTTAAGGCCGGTAACGGTCAAATTTATGCTGTTGCCCAAGGTGCGGTATCGACAGGCGGGTTTTCGGCCGGCCGCGGTGGCAGCAGACAGCAGAAGAATTTCCCGACTGTTGGTACAACGCCAAATGGTGCGATTGTCGAACGTGACGTAGCGGTTGAGTTAGCCAGTAACGGGACAATAAGATTTGCGCTGGCTCAGCCTGATTTCACTACTGCCAGCCGCATCAGCGAAGCCATAAACAGCCATTTTGGGTATCTGGCCACGCCCCTTGATCCCGGCACGGTTGAGGTGGCAATTCCGCTTGTATATCGTAATGAACTGGTTAATTTTGTGGCTGCTATTGAAGAATTGCCGGTTGTTCCGGACAACATAGCTAAGGTTATTATAAATGAACGAACAGGCACTATTGTAATGGGCTCTAATGTCACCATTGATGAGATTGCCGTGGCTCAAGGCGGGCTCAGTGTCAAGATAAGCAAGTCCTATGACGTTTCCCAGCCGCCGCCGTTCTCTGGCGGGGATACGGTAGTTGTACCTGAAACAAAGGTCGAAGTCAATGAAGAAGAGGCTTATGTTATGACACTCCCGGCTACTGCTAATGT
- a CDS encoding flagellar basal body L-ring protein FlgH: MHSLTKSFICCIVLGFLIAVLPVAKVDAASLWSDNTNLYSDHKARAVGDILTILINESSSASRTGKANNSKAASGGASAGTGIFRWIAGADFESEDRFSAQGSISNTNRVSAKMTARVIEVQPNGNLVITGTQSIKQNGEEQKITVTGVVRPDDVTAENTVLSSYVADAQIRIDGHGPIAGKQRQGILTQIFNFLF; the protein is encoded by the coding sequence ATGCATAGCCTAACCAAAAGTTTTATATGCTGTATCGTGTTAGGTTTTTTGATAGCAGTATTGCCTGTGGCTAAAGTTGATGCCGCGTCGCTCTGGAGCGATAACACCAACTTGTATTCAGATCATAAGGCGCGAGCTGTAGGCGACATCCTCACAATCCTGATTAATGAATCGTCAAGCGCCAGCCGGACAGGCAAAGCTAATAATTCTAAAGCGGCGAGCGGTGGTGCTTCGGCCGGAACCGGTATCTTTAGATGGATCGCCGGTGCTGATTTTGAAAGCGAAGACAGATTCAGCGCCCAAGGCTCAATTTCCAATACTAATAGAGTAAGCGCTAAAATGACAGCGCGGGTTATTGAGGTTCAGCCCAACGGTAACCTAGTTATTACCGGTACACAGAGCATTAAGCAAAACGGCGAAGAGCAGAAGATTACCGTTACCGGAGTTGTCCGGCCCGATGATGTAACGGCCGAGAACACGGTATTATCAAGCTATGTCGCCGATGCCCAAATCCGTATTGATGGCCATGGACCAATCGCCGGCAAACAACGGCAGGGCATTTTGACTCAAATCTTCAACTTCTTGTTTTAA
- the flgG gene encoding flagellar basal-body rod protein FlgG, with the protein MMRALWTAGSGMVAQQANIDGISNNLANVNTTGFKKSRTDFQDLMYQTIRQAGTQTGPDSEVPTGIQVGHGVRQVATQKIYTQGSFQNTGNALDVAIEGDGFFQIALPDGSFAYTRDGSFKKDSQGRIVTSDGYPLEPAIQIPDTATEVTISADGRVAAKMPDEAEPQELGDIELFRFVNPSGLESIGRNLLKETAASGQPVQAAPGEEGAGTLVQKYLEMSNVQVVEEMVNMIVAQRAYEVNSKAITTADEMLSQAANLKR; encoded by the coding sequence ATGATGCGTGCGTTGTGGACTGCCGGGTCAGGAATGGTTGCCCAGCAGGCAAATATTGATGGTATATCCAATAACCTTGCCAATGTCAATACGACCGGTTTTAAAAAGAGCCGAACCGATTTTCAGGATCTAATGTATCAGACTATTCGCCAGGCAGGAACTCAAACCGGCCCCGACAGCGAGGTGCCGACCGGGATTCAGGTCGGTCATGGCGTACGCCAAGTCGCCACTCAGAAAATCTACACTCAAGGCAGTTTCCAGAATACAGGCAATGCCCTTGATGTGGCCATCGAAGGCGACGGCTTTTTCCAAATTGCCTTGCCTGACGGCAGTTTTGCCTATACCCGTGACGGCTCATTTAAAAAGGATTCGCAGGGCCGCATAGTAACTTCTGACGGGTATCCGCTTGAGCCTGCTATTCAGATTCCGGACACGGCGACTGAGGTTACAATTTCAGCTGATGGCCGTGTAGCGGCGAAAATGCCGGATGAAGCTGAACCGCAAGAACTCGGGGACATTGAATTGTTCCGGTTTGTTAATCCCTCTGGCCTTGAGAGCATTGGCCGCAACTTATTGAAAGAAACAGCGGCATCAGGTCAGCCCGTTCAGGCTGCTCCCGGTGAAGAAGGCGCAGGGACTCTGGTTCAGAAGTACCTCGAAATGTCTAACGTTCAGGTTGTTGAAGAAATGGTTAATATGATTGTGGCGCAACGGGCCTATGAAGTTAATTCTAAAGCTATAACTACTGCTGATGAGATGTTGAGCCAGGCGGCCAACCTCAAACGCTAA
- the flgA gene encoding flagellar basal body P-ring formation protein FlgA produces the protein MFKKVLAVWLLTLGLLGLSVLPDAVNSKVYAEAQTQTVSVNTLTNAAAMVIRQRTGVPIESDSLTINYLGNPTELTVPAGNLELAVTLPYGVRYNGPTTAVVTVSVDGKVCDAATLKYDVKLYQQVVVAARAIAKGEVLGTDNLRLERLDVGRLTTGYYSDINDISGLISRRALKPGTAFNRYLIEKPIVVNRNSAVTIIARSGGVEVTAFGKALQDGYEGQIIRVQNVNSQKYMAAKVTGPGTVEITI, from the coding sequence ATGTTTAAAAAAGTTCTAGCCGTCTGGCTGTTAACTTTGGGGCTGTTGGGGCTTTCGGTGTTGCCTGATGCAGTAAATTCTAAGGTATATGCTGAGGCTCAAACCCAGACAGTCAGCGTTAATACGCTGACGAACGCCGCCGCAATGGTTATCAGACAGCGGACCGGGGTGCCGATTGAAAGCGACAGTCTGACTATTAACTACCTTGGTAATCCAACAGAGCTCACTGTTCCCGCGGGTAATCTCGAGTTGGCGGTAACTCTGCCCTATGGCGTACGTTATAATGGGCCGACTACTGCTGTAGTTACGGTCAGCGTTGATGGAAAAGTCTGCGATGCGGCAACCTTAAAATATGATGTTAAGCTTTATCAGCAGGTAGTAGTAGCCGCCCGGGCGATTGCTAAGGGTGAAGTTTTAGGGACAGATAATCTCCGTTTAGAACGTTTAGATGTTGGAAGGCTGACTACGGGTTATTATAGCGACATAAATGACATTTCCGGCTTGATAAGCCGGCGAGCCCTAAAACCCGGCACGGCCTTCAATAGATATCTTATCGAAAAGCCGATAGTTGTAAACCGAAATAGCGCAGTGACCATAATCGCCAGAAGCGGCGGTGTTGAAGTAACCGCCTTTGGTAAAGCCCTCCAGGACGGATATGAAGGTCAGATTATAAGAGTGCAAAACGTTAACTCCCAGAAATATATGGCAGCCAAAGTAACTGGTCCCGGAACAGTCGAAATTACCATTTAG
- the spoIIID gene encoding sporulation transcriptional regulator SpoIIID, giving the protein MKDYIRKRVLDISNHILESKHTVRQTAAVFGVSKSTVHKDMIERLPIINKKMAAKVRAILEQNKAERHIRGGEATRQKYKSTKENDEK; this is encoded by the coding sequence ATGAAAGATTATATCCGTAAGAGGGTATTGGACATTAGCAATCATATTCTTGAAAGCAAGCATACTGTACGGCAAACTGCTGCTGTATTTGGGGTTAGTAAAAGTACTGTTCATAAAGATATGATTGAACGTCTGCCCATTATTAATAAAAAAATGGCAGCAAAGGTTCGGGCGATACTGGAACAGAACAAAGCAGAGCGGCATATTCGCGGTGGCGAGGCCACTCGACAAAAGTATAAATCAACCAAAGAAAATGACGAAAAATAA
- a CDS encoding rod shape-determining protein, protein MFGMSMDIGVDLGTANILVYIKGKGIVLSEPSVVAIDRDTNRVLAIGEEARRMLGRTPGNIIAIRPLREGVIADYNTTESMLRHFIQKVAGKSLFFKPRILICIPSGVTTVEKRAVLEAAVQAGARKTYLIEEPLAAALGAGLDIAEPCGAMIVDIGGGTTDVAVLSLGGIVISQSLRIGGDKFDEALVKYVKKEFNMMIGERTAEEIKVKIGTAFPESRDDSMEIRGRDLLSGLPKTVRITSVETREAMADPIALIVQCVKSVLESTPPELAADIMDRGIVMTGGGALLDGLDRLINEETGIPTYIAEDPLGCVALGTGKALDSLSRLEDSLTTLKKNTTVG, encoded by the coding sequence ATGTTTGGGATGTCGATGGATATAGGTGTCGATTTAGGTACGGCCAATATTCTTGTTTATATTAAGGGAAAAGGAATTGTGCTGAGCGAGCCATCGGTTGTGGCGATTGACCGGGATACTAACCGTGTACTGGCTATCGGTGAAGAAGCGCGGCGGATGCTGGGGCGTACACCGGGTAATATTATCGCGATTCGACCGCTGCGTGAGGGTGTTATTGCTGACTATAACACTACTGAAAGCATGCTGCGGCATTTTATTCAAAAGGTTGCCGGCAAGAGCCTTTTCTTTAAACCCCGGATTCTCATTTGCATACCATCAGGGGTAACAACTGTGGAAAAACGGGCGGTTTTGGAAGCCGCAGTGCAGGCTGGTGCACGTAAAACATACCTGATCGAGGAACCCTTGGCGGCTGCGTTAGGCGCGGGTCTTGATATTGCTGAACCGTGCGGCGCAATGATTGTAGATATTGGCGGCGGAACAACTGACGTTGCGGTATTGAGCTTAGGCGGCATTGTTATCAGCCAATCGCTGCGCATCGGCGGCGATAAGTTTGACGAAGCTCTTGTTAAATACGTTAAAAAAGAGTTTAATATGATGATCGGTGAACGCACAGCAGAGGAAATCAAAGTTAAAATTGGCACAGCCTTCCCGGAAAGCCGTGATGATTCAATGGAAATCCGCGGCCGCGATCTACTGTCCGGCTTGCCAAAAACAGTTCGTATTACCTCGGTTGAAACGCGCGAGGCCATGGCCGACCCCATCGCTCTGATTGTGCAATGCGTAAAATCAGTATTGGAAAGCACTCCGCCCGAATTGGCAGCCGATATAATGGACCGCGGAATAGTTATGACAGGCGGCGGCGCTTTGCTAGACGGTCTGGACCGCCTTATCAACGAGGAAACAGGCATCCCTACATATATCGCTGAGGACCCGCTGGGCTGCGTTGCACTTGGGACCGGAAAAGCGCTTGATTCGCTCTCCAGACTCGAAGATAGTCTTACTACCTTGAAAAAGAATACTACCGTCGGATAA